From the genome of Streptomyces sp. NBC_00659, one region includes:
- a CDS encoding adenosine deaminase — protein sequence MTAPRIDIDTIRRLPKAVLHDHLDGGLRPATLVELAETVGHTLPTTDPRELADWYYEAANSGDLVRYIATFEHTLAVMQSREGLLRTAEEYVLDLAEDGVVYGEVRYAPELMVNGGLTLPEVVEAVQEGFAAGMAKAAAAGTPVRVGTLLCGMRMFDRTREIADLAVAFRDAGVVGFDIAGAEDGFPPADHLAAFEHLRRESVPFTIHAGEAHGLPSIHQALQVCGAQRIGHGVRITEDIVDGKLGRLAGWVRDRRIALEMCPTSNLQTGAAKSIAEHPITALRDLGFRVTLNTDNRLVSGTTMTREMSLLVEEAGWGIEDLRTVTVNAVKSAFIPFDERKALIEDVVLPGYDC from the coding sequence ATGACCGCGCCCCGCATCGACATCGACACGATCCGCCGCCTGCCCAAGGCGGTCCTGCACGACCACCTCGACGGCGGCCTCCGTCCGGCCACCCTGGTCGAGCTCGCGGAGACCGTCGGCCACACCCTGCCCACCACGGACCCGCGGGAACTGGCCGACTGGTACTACGAGGCCGCCAACTCCGGCGACCTGGTCCGCTACATAGCCACGTTCGAGCACACCCTCGCCGTGATGCAGTCCCGCGAGGGCCTGCTCCGCACGGCCGAGGAGTACGTCCTCGACCTCGCCGAGGACGGTGTCGTCTACGGCGAGGTGCGGTACGCGCCCGAGCTCATGGTCAACGGCGGGCTGACCCTGCCCGAGGTCGTCGAGGCCGTGCAGGAGGGCTTCGCCGCCGGTATGGCCAAGGCGGCCGCCGCGGGAACCCCGGTGCGTGTCGGCACCCTGCTGTGCGGCATGCGGATGTTCGACCGGACCCGCGAGATCGCCGACCTCGCGGTGGCGTTCCGGGACGCCGGAGTCGTCGGCTTCGACATCGCGGGCGCCGAGGACGGCTTCCCGCCCGCCGACCACCTGGCCGCCTTCGAGCACCTGCGGCGCGAGAGCGTCCCGTTCACCATCCACGCCGGTGAGGCGCACGGTCTGCCCAGCATCCACCAGGCGCTCCAGGTCTGCGGCGCCCAGCGCATCGGCCACGGCGTCCGCATCACCGAGGACATCGTGGACGGCAAGCTCGGCCGCCTCGCCGGCTGGGTGCGCGACCGCCGCATCGCCCTGGAGATGTGCCCGACCTCCAACCTCCAGACCGGCGCGGCGAAGTCCATCGCCGAGCACCCGATCACCGCCCTGCGCGACCTGGGCTTCCGTGTCACCCTCAACACCGACAACCGTCTGGTCTCGGGGACGACGATGACCCGGGAGATGTCGCTGCTCGTGGAGGAGGCGGGCTGGGGCATCGAGGATCTGCGCACCGTCACCGTGAACGCGGTCAAGAGCGCGTTCATCCCGTTCGACGAGCGCAAGGCCCTCATCGAGGACGTCGTGCTTCCGGGTTACGACTGCTGA
- a CDS encoding ABC transporter ATP-binding protein/permease — protein sequence MAERPLTATAPELVLETETGSTVMSPDHDYHVGRDPLCDVVIDDVRVSWHHAVLRPQADHWTLEDENSTNGTYADGRRVHEWGVGPGSVIRFGSPADGPRAVLVRRPPPAAERPSAVSMPAATGTFRQPTTVRPLPSRTVRIGRGADNDLVIDDLIVSRNHAELQARPDGTYEIVDLGSHNGTFLNGQPVERALITPGDIVGIGHSAFCLVGDQLQEYVDSGEVSLDVQDLTVEVDKGRKTLLDRVSFPVGEKCLLAVVGPSGAGKSTLLNALTGQRPADHGTVLYDGRDLYRDYAELRQRIGLVPQDDILHAQLTVRRALTYAAELRFPQDTAKEERLARVDEVIGELGLGQRADQPIHSLSGGQRKRVSVALELLTKPSLLFLDEPTSGLDPGMDRSVMHMLRGLADDGRTVIVVTHSVLSLDVCDRLLVLAPGGKVAYYGPPDDTLAFFGYRQWPEAFEAFERDTDRDWAGEYQDSPFHGQYIDKSTSQPKMPDAATGALVGPPPKAQSWGSQLRTLVRRYAAALGADRTFLAIMIALPFVMGAMARALAGGKLTQETAMNALLILCVGGVLTGAANAVRELVKERTIYQRERAVGLSRSAYLMSKVVVLGTITVLQAVVLTLVGLFGVDLNAPGGEGVLMPPLLEITLAVALLAFTAMMLGLLVSAVVRKEEVTMPLLVLLAIVQVVFCGALLKLHGVPGLEQLSWLVPSRWALGAMAGTIGLARIVPGELTGDPMFRHSTSAWLINMGMLVVLSVVFGWLVARLLRRHEPAVMRK from the coding sequence ATGGCAGAGAGGCCGCTCACGGCGACTGCACCCGAGCTCGTCCTCGAAACCGAGACGGGCTCGACGGTGATGAGCCCGGACCACGACTACCACGTCGGGCGCGATCCGCTGTGTGACGTCGTGATCGACGACGTCCGGGTCTCGTGGCACCACGCGGTGCTGCGGCCCCAGGCCGATCACTGGACGCTCGAGGACGAGAACAGCACGAACGGCACGTACGCCGACGGCCGACGCGTCCACGAATGGGGCGTCGGACCCGGCAGCGTGATCCGCTTCGGGAGTCCCGCCGACGGCCCGCGCGCCGTCCTCGTCCGCCGCCCGCCACCTGCCGCGGAGCGCCCCTCGGCCGTCTCCATGCCGGCCGCCACCGGTACGTTCAGGCAGCCGACCACCGTACGGCCGCTGCCGTCCCGCACCGTCCGCATCGGCCGTGGCGCCGACAACGACCTCGTCATCGACGACCTGATCGTCTCGCGGAACCACGCCGAGCTGCAGGCCCGGCCCGACGGGACGTACGAGATCGTCGACCTCGGCAGCCACAACGGCACGTTCCTCAACGGACAGCCCGTCGAGCGCGCCCTGATCACACCCGGTGACATCGTCGGCATCGGGCACTCCGCGTTCTGTCTCGTCGGCGACCAGCTGCAGGAGTACGTCGACAGCGGCGAGGTCTCCCTCGACGTGCAGGACCTCACCGTCGAGGTGGACAAGGGCCGCAAGACGCTCCTGGACCGGGTGTCGTTTCCCGTCGGCGAGAAATGTCTGCTCGCCGTCGTCGGCCCGAGCGGCGCCGGCAAGTCCACGCTCCTGAACGCGCTCACCGGACAGCGGCCCGCCGACCACGGCACGGTGCTCTACGACGGCCGTGACCTCTACCGCGACTACGCCGAACTGCGCCAGCGCATCGGCCTCGTCCCGCAGGACGACATCCTGCACGCCCAGCTGACCGTCCGCCGGGCGCTGACCTACGCCGCCGAACTGCGCTTCCCGCAGGACACGGCCAAGGAGGAGCGCCTGGCGCGGGTGGACGAGGTGATCGGCGAACTGGGCCTGGGGCAACGTGCCGACCAGCCCATCCACAGCCTGTCCGGCGGACAGCGAAAGCGTGTCAGCGTCGCCCTGGAACTGCTCACCAAGCCGTCCCTGCTCTTCCTCGACGAACCGACCTCCGGACTCGACCCGGGTATGGACCGCTCGGTGATGCACATGCTGCGCGGCCTCGCCGACGACGGCCGAACCGTCATCGTGGTCACCCACAGCGTGCTCAGCCTGGACGTCTGCGACCGGCTCCTGGTCCTCGCACCCGGCGGCAAGGTGGCCTATTACGGGCCGCCCGACGACACTCTGGCCTTCTTCGGCTACCGGCAGTGGCCCGAGGCGTTCGAAGCCTTCGAGCGCGACACGGACCGTGACTGGGCGGGGGAGTACCAGGACTCGCCGTTCCATGGTCAGTACATCGACAAGTCGACCTCGCAGCCGAAGATGCCGGACGCGGCCACCGGAGCCCTCGTCGGACCGCCGCCGAAGGCCCAGAGCTGGGGCTCCCAGCTCCGCACCCTGGTCCGCCGCTACGCCGCCGCGCTCGGGGCCGACCGGACCTTCCTCGCCATCATGATCGCCCTGCCGTTCGTGATGGGCGCGATGGCGCGGGCGCTGGCGGGAGGCAAGCTGACCCAGGAGACGGCGATGAACGCGCTGCTCATCCTGTGCGTCGGCGGCGTGCTGACCGGCGCGGCCAACGCCGTGCGCGAACTCGTCAAGGAACGGACGATCTACCAGCGAGAACGGGCCGTCGGCCTGTCCAGATCGGCGTACCTGATGTCCAAGGTCGTCGTCCTCGGCACCATCACCGTGCTCCAGGCCGTCGTGCTCACCCTCGTCGGCCTGTTCGGCGTCGACCTCAACGCCCCCGGGGGTGAAGGCGTCCTGATGCCACCCCTCCTGGAGATCACGCTGGCGGTGGCCCTGCTCGCCTTCACCGCGATGATGCTCGGCCTCCTCGTCTCCGCCGTGGTGCGCAAGGAGGAGGTGACGATGCCGCTGCTGGTGCTGCTGGCCATCGTCCAGGTGGTGTTCTGCGGCGCCCTGCTGAAGCTGCACGGTGTGCCCGGTCTGGAGCAGCTCTCCTGGCTCGTGCCCTCCCGCTGGGCCCTGGGCGCGATGGCCGGGACCATCGGGCTCGCCCGGATCGTGCCCGGCGAGCTGACCGGCGACCCGATGTTCCGGCACTCGACCAGCGCGTGGCTCATCAACATGGGCATGCTCGTGGTGCTCTCCGTCGTCTTCGGCTGGCTGGTCGCCCGGCTGCTGCGACGGCACGAGCCCGCGGTCATGCGGAAGTAG
- a CDS encoding DUF6777 domain-containing protein — MSVEPPSSGRPTGPPSGPLSGPSQPSPTQPVNFPPAGPPSGASGAGDGAGGPGSGGTGGGGTGGGGSGPEGPGGGAGGPGGPGGGPERPWWRSAPRVALITGVVAAAVILGLVFTNSGGGAKNAGSEVFAQSADKSGPDPFTESTANDSSIESETPTASASSAPAGKAGTYSGNAPGLYGGTRNVSSCDVEKQVSALKADPAKNKAFASVEGIQPNAVPVYLRSLTPVQLRLDTRVTNHGYRNGAPTSYQAVLQTGTAVLVDSRGVPRVRCACGNPLLEPVPQKGNVKTTGDPWPSYRPQNSVAVAPSTTVINVFVLYDPESNEWIERHRGDDVDKDKKTHPPVKPSPSVSDSGSESPSASTSTSNSPSSESSSPSSSSSESSSSAPSSVEPESPSSEPPPPVTESAPASGSSSGEQSPESPGSSPAAGDGG; from the coding sequence GTGAGCGTCGAACCGCCGTCCTCCGGCCGCCCCACAGGACCGCCTTCGGGCCCGCTGTCGGGCCCGTCGCAGCCGAGCCCCACCCAGCCCGTCAACTTTCCGCCCGCGGGACCGCCCAGCGGCGCTTCCGGTGCGGGCGACGGAGCCGGTGGACCGGGAAGCGGTGGTACGGGAGGGGGCGGTACGGGTGGCGGTGGCTCGGGTCCCGAGGGGCCCGGCGGTGGCGCCGGTGGACCGGGTGGACCGGGTGGGGGACCCGAACGGCCCTGGTGGCGGTCGGCGCCGCGGGTCGCGCTGATCACCGGTGTCGTGGCGGCGGCGGTGATCCTGGGACTGGTGTTCACCAACAGCGGCGGCGGGGCCAAGAACGCCGGCAGCGAGGTCTTCGCGCAGTCCGCGGACAAGTCGGGGCCCGACCCGTTCACCGAGTCGACCGCCAACGACAGTTCCATCGAGTCGGAGACGCCCACGGCATCGGCCTCGTCTGCGCCCGCCGGCAAGGCCGGCACCTACAGCGGCAACGCGCCCGGCCTCTACGGCGGTACGCGCAACGTGTCGAGCTGCGACGTCGAGAAGCAGGTCAGCGCGCTGAAGGCGGACCCCGCCAAGAACAAGGCCTTCGCCTCGGTCGAGGGCATCCAGCCGAACGCGGTCCCGGTGTATCTGCGCTCCCTGACCCCCGTACAACTGCGCCTGGACACCCGTGTCACCAACCACGGCTACCGCAACGGCGCCCCCACCAGCTACCAGGCGGTCCTCCAGACAGGCACGGCCGTCCTCGTGGACTCCCGCGGTGTGCCCCGGGTGCGCTGTGCCTGCGGCAACCCGCTGCTCGAACCGGTACCGCAGAAGGGCAACGTCAAGACGACGGGCGACCCGTGGCCGTCGTACCGTCCGCAGAACTCCGTGGCCGTCGCGCCGTCGACGACGGTCATCAACGTGTTCGTGCTCTACGACCCCGAGAGCAACGAGTGGATCGAGCGGCACCGGGGCGACGACGTGGACAAGGACAAGAAGACGCACCCCCCGGTGAAGCCCTCGCCGTCGGTCAGTGACTCGGGCTCCGAGTCCCCGTCGGCCTCGACCTCGACCTCGAACTCGCCGTCGTCCGAGAGTTCGTCCCCGTCGTCGTCCTCCTCCGAATCGTCCTCCTCCGCGCCGTCCTCGGTGGAACCGGAGAGTCCTTCCAGCGAGCCCCCGCCGCCCGTGACGGAGTCGGCCCCGGCGTCCGGCTCGTCGTCCGGCGAACAGTCGCCGGAGTCGCCCGGTTCCTCTCCCGCCGCGGGCGACGGCGGCTGA
- a CDS encoding mycothiol transferase — protein MLAKDILIDGFGRIREEVHAAVDGLAPDALNARPDETANSISWLVWHLTRIQDDHVADAAGTEQVWLTEDWAKRFALDLPRGDTGYGHTSGKVARVRVESGDLLLGYYDAVHERTLDYIGGLAAHDFERVVDERWDPPVTLGVRLVSVLSDDLQHVGQAAYVRGLVQQS, from the coding sequence ATGCTTGCGAAGGACATCCTCATCGACGGATTCGGCCGCATCCGGGAAGAAGTCCATGCCGCTGTCGACGGGCTCGCGCCGGACGCCCTCAACGCCCGCCCCGACGAGACCGCGAACTCGATCTCCTGGCTGGTCTGGCACCTCACCCGGATCCAGGACGATCACGTCGCCGACGCGGCCGGTACGGAACAGGTGTGGCTCACCGAGGACTGGGCGAAGCGCTTCGCGCTCGACCTGCCGCGCGGCGACACCGGGTACGGCCACACGTCCGGGAAGGTCGCCCGGGTGCGGGTGGAGTCGGGCGACCTGCTGCTCGGCTACTACGACGCCGTCCACGAACGGACCCTCGACTACATCGGCGGGCTGGCCGCCCACGACTTCGAGCGCGTCGTGGACGAACGCTGGGACCCGCCGGTCACCCTGGGCGTGCGCCTGGTCAGCGTCCTGTCCGACGATCTCCAGCACGTCGGACAGGCCGCCTACGTACGCGGACTGGTTCAGCAGTCGTAA
- a CDS encoding helix-turn-helix domain-containing protein, which produces MSDHVTNEARVIPLRPAAGEPSRAAPPAGAPGRAPRPPGLAPLRGPAAPAPTAKEPLWRDLVGDVLRRERLAQERTLKDVADAARISMPYLSEVERGRKEASSEVLAAAARALGLGLTELLSLAQSELTRHTRSESVRSRSASTPSSASRYDGMCLAA; this is translated from the coding sequence GTGAGCGACCACGTGACGAACGAAGCCCGCGTCATCCCCCTGCGCCCGGCGGCGGGAGAGCCTTCCCGGGCAGCGCCGCCGGCCGGTGCCCCGGGCCGAGCACCGCGGCCACCGGGGCTCGCGCCGCTCCGGGGACCCGCGGCTCCCGCTCCCACAGCCAAGGAGCCGCTGTGGCGCGACCTGGTCGGCGACGTCCTGAGGCGCGAGCGACTGGCCCAGGAACGCACGCTCAAGGACGTGGCCGACGCGGCCCGGATCTCCATGCCCTACCTCTCCGAGGTGGAACGCGGCCGCAAGGAGGCCTCCTCCGAGGTCCTCGCAGCGGCCGCGCGCGCCCTCGGTCTCGGTCTGACCGAACTGCTGTCGCTGGCCCAGAGTGAGCTGACCCGGCACACCCGGTCCGAGTCCGTCCGGAGCCGCTCCGCGTCCACCCCGTCCTCGGCCTCGCGGTACGACGGAATGTGTCTCGCCGCCTGA
- a CDS encoding ClpP family protease — protein sequence MGTYTIPNVVERTPQGERSYDVFSRLLSERIIFLGTEIDDGVANVVIAQLLHLESSSPESEIAIYINSPGGSFTSLMAIYDTMTFVQAPISTFCVGQAASTAAVLLAGGDPGRRFVLEHARVLLGQPASGGRQGTVSDLSLQAKEMLRIRSQVEEVLSRHTHHDVATLRADMDRDKIFTAQEAVEYGLADEILSRRLAVV from the coding sequence ATGGGTACGTACACGATCCCGAACGTTGTCGAGCGGACCCCGCAGGGCGAGCGGTCGTACGACGTCTTCAGCCGGCTGCTCTCCGAGCGGATCATCTTCCTCGGCACGGAGATCGACGACGGTGTCGCCAACGTCGTCATCGCGCAACTCCTCCATCTGGAGTCGTCGAGCCCGGAGAGCGAGATCGCGATCTACATCAACTCGCCCGGGGGATCGTTCACTTCACTGATGGCCATCTACGACACGATGACCTTCGTGCAGGCTCCCATCTCGACGTTCTGCGTCGGGCAGGCCGCCTCCACCGCCGCGGTTCTGCTCGCCGGGGGTGATCCCGGGCGGCGGTTCGTCCTGGAACACGCCCGCGTGCTGCTCGGCCAGCCGGCCAGCGGCGGCCGTCAGGGCACGGTGTCGGACCTCAGCCTCCAGGCCAAGGAGATGCTGCGGATCCGCTCGCAGGTCGAGGAGGTCCTGTCCCGGCACACCCACCACGACGTCGCCACGCTGCGCGCGGACATGGACCGCGACAAGATCTTCACCGCGCAGGAAGCGGTGGAGTACGGGCTCGCGGACGAGATCCTGAGCCGCCGGCTCGCCGTGGTCTGA
- the mgrA gene encoding L-glyceraldehyde 3-phosphate reductase, which translates to MYTPHPDRYADMPYRRTGRSGLKLPALSLGLWHNFGPDRPVDVQRAILRRAFDLGVTHFDLANNYGPPPGAAESALGDALKADFAHHRDELIVSTKAGYLMWPGPYGEWGSRKYLLSSLDQSLGRMGLDHVDIFYSHRPDPETPLEETMGALHSAVQQGKALYVGVSNYSAEQTREAARILAELGTPLLIHQPRYSMLDRRPEDEGLLDALDELQVGSIAYSPLEQGLLTGRYLDGIPEDSRAASDSPFLSEDTVTEDLVGRLRTLDEIAKSRGQSLAQLALAWVLRGGRVTSALVGASSPRQLEDSVEAVANLDFTEDELTRIDALVRA; encoded by the coding sequence TTGTACACCCCGCACCCCGACCGCTACGCGGACATGCCCTACCGGCGCACCGGACGCAGCGGCCTGAAGCTGCCCGCGCTGTCGCTCGGTCTGTGGCACAACTTCGGCCCCGACCGGCCCGTGGACGTCCAGCGCGCGATCCTGCGCCGCGCCTTCGACCTCGGTGTCACCCACTTCGACCTGGCCAACAACTACGGCCCGCCGCCCGGCGCGGCCGAGTCCGCCCTCGGTGACGCCCTGAAGGCGGATTTCGCGCACCACCGCGACGAGCTGATCGTCTCGACCAAGGCCGGCTATCTGATGTGGCCGGGCCCGTACGGCGAATGGGGCTCGCGCAAGTACCTGCTGTCCTCGCTCGACCAGAGCCTGGGCCGGATGGGCCTCGACCACGTCGACATCTTCTACTCGCACCGCCCCGACCCGGAGACTCCGCTGGAGGAGACGATGGGCGCCCTGCACTCGGCCGTCCAGCAGGGCAAGGCGCTGTACGTCGGCGTCTCGAACTATTCGGCGGAGCAGACCCGTGAAGCCGCCCGGATCCTGGCCGAGCTGGGCACCCCGCTGCTCATCCACCAGCCGCGCTACTCGATGCTCGACCGCCGCCCCGAGGACGAGGGGCTGCTGGACGCGCTCGACGAGCTCCAGGTGGGTTCCATCGCGTACTCGCCGCTGGAGCAGGGCCTGCTCACCGGCCGCTATCTCGACGGCATCCCGGAGGACTCGCGGGCCGCGAGCGACAGCCCGTTCCTGAGCGAGGACACGGTCACCGAGGATCTCGTGGGCCGGCTGCGGACCCTCGACGAGATCGCCAAGTCCCGTGGTCAGTCGCTGGCCCAGCTCGCGCTGGCCTGGGTGCTGCGCGGCGGCCGGGTCACCTCGGCCCTCGTCGGCGCCAGCAGCCCGCGGCAGTTGGAGGACAGCGTCGAGGCCGTCGCCAACCTGGACTTCACCGAGGACGAACTCACGCGGATCGACGCGCTGGTCAGGGCGTAG
- a CDS encoding serine/threonine-protein kinase — translation MDETSGRDTSPFSGRPSDLIGRQIAGYRIEREIGRGGMAVVYQAKDLRLDRTVALKLLAPELARNDTFRGRFTHESRVAAAIDHPHIVPVFEAGETDGVLYIAMRYVAGRDLRHLLDREGPLTVTVAARIGIQVASALDAAHDHGLVHRDVKPGNILVAQGTDSDHPEHVYLTDFGLTKKSLSLTGFTSVGQFVGTLDYVAPEQISGKPVDGRCDVYSLGCVVYETMAGHPPFQRDDDMALLWAHQYDQPPALTTHRPDIPEAVDAVLAKALAKSPDDRYDSCLAFVSALRVAARGPVTGSGTGSSTEAEVASGGPGPVPQPPVWARPVFRG, via the coding sequence ATGGACGAGACGTCCGGGCGGGACACCAGCCCGTTCTCGGGGCGGCCCTCCGACCTGATCGGACGGCAGATCGCGGGCTACCGGATCGAGCGGGAGATCGGCCGCGGCGGGATGGCCGTCGTCTACCAGGCCAAGGACCTGCGTCTGGACCGCACGGTCGCTCTCAAACTGCTCGCCCCGGAACTCGCCCGGAACGACACCTTCCGCGGCCGCTTCACCCACGAGTCACGGGTGGCCGCCGCGATCGACCACCCACACATCGTGCCCGTGTTCGAGGCGGGCGAGACGGACGGCGTCCTCTACATCGCCATGCGTTACGTGGCCGGACGCGACCTGCGCCATCTTCTCGACCGTGAGGGCCCGCTGACGGTCACCGTGGCCGCCCGGATCGGCATCCAGGTCGCCTCCGCGCTCGACGCGGCGCACGACCACGGCCTGGTGCACCGGGACGTGAAACCCGGCAACATCCTGGTGGCCCAGGGCACCGACAGCGACCACCCCGAACACGTCTATCTCACGGACTTCGGACTGACCAAGAAGTCCCTGTCGCTGACCGGGTTCACGAGCGTCGGACAGTTCGTCGGCACCCTCGACTACGTGGCGCCGGAGCAGATCTCAGGCAAGCCGGTCGACGGCCGCTGCGACGTCTACAGCCTCGGCTGTGTCGTCTACGAGACGATGGCAGGCCATCCGCCCTTCCAGCGCGACGACGACATGGCGCTGCTGTGGGCCCACCAGTACGACCAGCCGCCGGCCCTGACCACGCATCGCCCCGACATCCCGGAGGCGGTCGACGCGGTCCTCGCGAAGGCGCTCGCCAAGAGTCCGGACGACCGGTACGACTCGTGCCTGGCCTTCGTCAGCGCGCTGCGGGTCGCCGCACGCGGCCCGGTGACCGGGAGCGGCACCGGGTCGAGCACGGAGGCCGAGGTGGCGTCCGGCGGCCCGGGGCCCGTGCCGCAGCCGCCGGTCTGGGCCCGGCCGGTGTTCCGGGGCTGA
- a CDS encoding streptophobe family protein translates to MSPQTPSAQPGHSSGAGPAARHGWLQALVAVLAGLVLMTVVAALGLWASGATDLPDNAYPRVVAATLVTAVGGTIELTGDAGAIAETKAALTVIPLSVTLTGALALGAGFLRPLRHRAVAGATELAGWAGRLAVLWLLVLIGLALAARQNFTIDLGDGTIGAIGDLFGATPEVGFKAAMAPTLVFGVLWLAGVFVIALLVSRGAPLPARLLRFQESVRPVAYAMVILLLACVGLGVVIGLVVAATRGHPAETFAVMLLGLPNVVWLAFTIGLGATWNGRVDGPFGLPMPHILDEVLRTPDVSALNLGSLADYDGRIWWLVVVDAVLLLGAAFLMAARSPARTRAWQHAVRMAVALALTVLMICLLGRISAHYGLSILGLGDIGGGLKGELFLKPQVWGALGLAVLWGLVAGFLGALLAKGVRRKGEVGSTGRR, encoded by the coding sequence GTGAGTCCCCAGACACCGTCCGCCCAGCCGGGCCACAGCAGCGGCGCAGGTCCGGCCGCCCGTCACGGCTGGCTCCAGGCCCTCGTGGCCGTACTGGCCGGTCTGGTCCTGATGACTGTGGTCGCCGCTCTCGGCCTGTGGGCCTCCGGGGCAACCGACCTCCCCGACAACGCCTATCCGCGGGTGGTCGCGGCCACCCTGGTCACGGCGGTCGGCGGGACCATCGAGCTCACCGGCGACGCGGGAGCCATCGCCGAGACGAAGGCGGCCCTCACGGTGATTCCGCTGTCGGTGACCCTGACCGGGGCGCTGGCGCTCGGGGCGGGATTCCTGCGGCCGCTGCGGCACCGCGCCGTCGCCGGGGCGACGGAGCTGGCCGGCTGGGCCGGACGGCTCGCCGTCCTGTGGCTGCTCGTCCTGATCGGGCTGGCGCTCGCGGCCCGCCAGAACTTCACCATCGACCTCGGGGACGGCACCATCGGCGCCATCGGCGACCTGTTCGGCGCAACGCCCGAGGTGGGTTTCAAGGCCGCCATGGCACCGACGCTGGTGTTCGGGGTGCTGTGGCTCGCCGGCGTCTTCGTGATCGCTCTGCTGGTCTCCCGCGGTGCGCCGCTCCCGGCCCGGCTGCTGCGCTTCCAGGAATCGGTGCGGCCTGTCGCGTACGCCATGGTGATCCTGCTGCTCGCCTGCGTGGGCCTCGGCGTGGTCATCGGACTGGTCGTGGCGGCGACCCGCGGGCATCCGGCCGAGACCTTCGCCGTGATGCTCCTCGGTCTTCCCAATGTCGTCTGGCTCGCGTTCACCATCGGGCTGGGCGCCACCTGGAACGGACGGGTGGACGGGCCTTTCGGACTGCCGATGCCGCACATCCTCGACGAGGTGCTGCGCACTCCGGACGTGTCCGCGCTCAACCTCGGCTCCCTCGCCGACTACGACGGCAGGATCTGGTGGCTGGTGGTCGTCGACGCCGTACTGCTGCTCGGGGCGGCGTTCCTGATGGCGGCCCGCTCACCGGCCCGGACGCGGGCCTGGCAGCACGCCGTCCGCATGGCGGTCGCGCTGGCGCTGACGGTGCTCATGATCTGCCTGCTGGGCCGGATCTCGGCGCACTACGGCCTGTCGATCCTCGGCCTCGGTGACATCGGCGGAGGCCTGAAGGGGGAGCTCTTCCTGAAGCCCCAGGTGTGGGGTGCCCTCGGCCTCGCCGTGCTGTGGGGGCTGGTCGCCGGTTTCCTGGGTGCCCTCCTGGCCAAGGGGGTCCGGCGCAAGGGCGAGGTCGGGTCCACCGGCCGCCGATGA
- a CDS encoding LysR family transcriptional regulator translates to MELRHLQHFVAVAEDRHFTRAAERLMVSQSGLSSSIRALERELQAPLFVRTTRRVTLTEAGRALFVEAERILAQVRSAHDAVAAVQGVLRGTLSLGTEQCIAGVHCARLLAAFRRRHPDVEIRLRQAGSEALAEEVAAGRLDLAFAVRTRADAEQLRSVPLASEPMTVLCHAEHPLATAAVVTPEELGGEAFVDFHPDWGPRRTTDAAFAAAGVRRTVALEVNDVHSLLELVHEGLGVAVVPRHFGHKPEARDLTALPFKGVSEGSYETVAMLPPAEATSPAARALMALLDVPQEGA, encoded by the coding sequence ATGGAACTGCGTCATCTTCAGCACTTCGTCGCCGTCGCCGAGGACCGGCACTTCACCCGGGCGGCGGAGCGGCTCATGGTGTCGCAGTCGGGTCTCTCCTCCTCGATCAGAGCGCTGGAGCGGGAGCTTCAAGCGCCCTTGTTCGTCCGTACGACCCGCCGGGTCACCCTCACGGAGGCCGGCCGCGCCCTGTTCGTCGAGGCGGAACGGATCCTCGCCCAGGTGCGGTCGGCGCACGACGCCGTGGCCGCCGTGCAGGGGGTGCTGCGCGGCACTCTGTCCCTCGGCACCGAACAGTGCATCGCCGGCGTGCACTGCGCCCGGCTGCTCGCCGCGTTCCGGCGGCGCCATCCGGACGTGGAGATCCGGCTGCGCCAGGCGGGTTCCGAGGCACTGGCGGAGGAGGTCGCGGCGGGCCGTCTCGACCTGGCCTTCGCCGTGCGCACCCGTGCCGATGCCGAGCAGCTGCGGTCGGTCCCGCTGGCCAGTGAGCCGATGACGGTCCTCTGCCACGCCGAGCACCCGCTCGCGACCGCCGCCGTGGTCACGCCCGAGGAACTCGGCGGGGAGGCCTTCGTCGACTTCCACCCCGACTGGGGTCCGCGGCGCACCACCGACGCGGCCTTCGCGGCGGCGGGTGTACGGCGGACGGTGGCGCTGGAGGTCAACGACGTCCACAGCCTGCTGGAGCTCGTCCACGAAGGCCTCGGCGTCGCCGTCGTACCACGCCATTTCGGTCACAAGCCGGAGGCCCGCGATCTCACCGCGCTGCCTTTCAAGGGCGTCTCGGAGGGCTCGTACGAGACGGTCGCGATGCTGCCTCCGGCGGAGGCCACGAGCCCGGCCGCGCGGGCTCTGATGGCCCTGCTGGACGTCCCTCAGGAAGGTGCCTGA